From one Bacteroidota bacterium genomic stretch:
- a CDS encoding DUF4292 domain-containing protein, whose amino-acid sequence MTKLLYIILSVSMFAYSCKPKKNLTKTTPVEKKDTVLVLKNREPIPVKAESYQFKNIEWNTFTAKVDIDLNTSAISLPISNFSGTLRMKKGEYVWLSVSVPFLGEQARVLVTKDSLKVLNKFNKCYILANYNYIQKFSNVPFTLEKLQAALIGNSTIDLAKAFFSKDSLGVVTANLEDTATKNTIKALLNTLEIFENAVEDKIKKQDLRINYSNFNMVESTKIPHSLEFNTVRPQQATIKFDYDEPAFNKLLSPDFNIPASYTKCQKK is encoded by the coding sequence ATGACTAAACTACTATATATAATACTTTCAGTTTCGATGTTTGCGTATTCGTGTAAACCGAAAAAGAATTTAACAAAAACTACACCTGTTGAAAAAAAGGACACTGTGCTGGTTTTAAAAAATAGAGAACCCATTCCCGTAAAAGCTGAAAGCTACCAATTTAAAAACATTGAGTGGAATACTTTTACTGCCAAGGTAGACATTGATCTGAACACCAGTGCCATCAGTTTGCCTATTAGTAATTTTAGTGGGACGCTTCGAATGAAAAAAGGAGAATATGTTTGGCTTTCTGTATCTGTCCCTTTTTTAGGTGAGCAAGCTAGGGTTTTGGTCACCAAAGATTCACTTAAGGTGCTCAACAAATTTAATAAATGTTATATACTTGCCAATTACAATTATATACAAAAATTCTCCAATGTACCTTTCACACTCGAGAAACTACAGGCGGCACTTATAGGAAATTCAACCATCGACTTGGCTAAGGCTTTTTTTAGTAAAGACAGTTTGGGTGTGGTCACTGCTAATTTGGAAGACACTGCTACCAAAAACACAATAAAAGCACTACTTAATACGTTAGAGATATTTGAGAACGCAGTCGAAGATAAAATTAAGAAACAGGATCTGAGAATAAACTATAGTAATTTCAACATGGTAGAATCAACTAAAATACCACATAGTTTGGAGTTCAATACCGTTCGACCACAACAAGCTACCATCAAATTCGATTATGATGAGCCTGCTTTCAATAAGCTACTCTCACCCGATTTTAATATCCCTGCCAGTTATACCAAATGTCAAAAAAAATGA
- a CDS encoding tetratricopeptide repeat protein, which produces MLPIILYNHGFCKGQIIKRILYIFIALFCFSNYSFSQNSIESVIAEQQKIKLDNYYYEALKQLALSNKESAETNLLRCLEIEPKHHASMYLIGTILQGKGDYRQALIYYSNASKLDPKNRWYLQHLADMYKAVRQYEEAAQTFEQLYKLEPDQLNHVYNAAAMWGISGKTSKAIKLYNKIEKKEGINEKSSLSKEDVYLQKKDYNNAIKTLIKLADAFPLEIRYKGMLADLYQQHNQVEKAIKMYYEIAATKPQSGLAHMALSQYYESKGMDDSAVHHLKLAFASDDVPSKDKMENLIPRLQRIKKSDPKTREDFEDLLNILKLNESEEPTFFLISARYNQTIDKLEDARNDLERAIQLSPSIQNAHSEIIEIDIKLKDDKKVIEDADRAISYFPHVTGFYLYNAQANYNLKKYDRVVTLCRQGIETSPIDRSLNILLYTTLGDAAHFAKQYSTSDSAFEQVLLFDIDNYYTLNNWAYFLALRGDKLNKAEEMSKRIIERFPDNANYLDTYGYVLYKNKKYNDAEINLKKAANGNPDNGEVLEHYADALYKNGKPEEALKYWILAKEKGGASEMIDRKISSKMIE; this is translated from the coding sequence TTGTTACCAATTATATTATATAATCACGGCTTTTGCAAGGGGCAAATCATTAAAAGGATATTATATATATTTATTGCTCTTTTTTGTTTCTCAAATTATAGTTTTTCACAGAATTCTATAGAGTCTGTTATAGCTGAACAGCAAAAAATAAAACTCGACAATTATTATTATGAGGCCCTCAAACAATTAGCTTTGTCTAATAAAGAAAGTGCTGAAACAAACCTATTGCGTTGCTTAGAGATTGAGCCCAAGCATCATGCAAGTATGTATTTAATTGGCACCATTCTGCAGGGGAAAGGCGATTATAGGCAAGCTTTGATATACTATTCAAATGCATCCAAACTCGATCCCAAAAACCGCTGGTATTTGCAACATCTAGCCGATATGTACAAAGCTGTGAGGCAATATGAAGAAGCGGCTCAAACTTTCGAACAATTATATAAACTTGAACCCGACCAGCTTAATCATGTGTATAATGCCGCTGCCATGTGGGGCATCAGTGGAAAAACAAGCAAAGCAATTAAACTCTACAATAAAATTGAAAAGAAAGAGGGCATCAACGAAAAATCATCGTTAAGCAAGGAAGATGTGTATTTACAGAAAAAAGATTATAACAATGCCATTAAAACATTGATAAAATTAGCAGATGCATTTCCATTAGAAATAAGATATAAAGGTATGCTTGCCGATTTATACCAACAACATAATCAAGTAGAAAAAGCAATAAAAATGTATTATGAAATTGCGGCCACAAAGCCACAAAGCGGATTGGCCCACATGGCCCTTTCGCAATATTATGAAAGTAAAGGTATGGACGATAGTGCCGTGCATCACCTTAAGCTTGCCTTTGCGAGCGATGATGTGCCAAGTAAAGACAAAATGGAAAATTTGATACCACGCTTGCAACGTATCAAAAAATCGGACCCAAAAACCAGGGAAGACTTTGAAGATTTATTAAATATATTAAAACTGAATGAAAGTGAAGAACCCACTTTTTTTCTTATCTCTGCTCGTTACAACCAAACCATTGACAAATTGGAAGATGCCAGAAACGATTTGGAAAGAGCAATACAATTATCGCCCAGTATACAAAATGCCCATTCAGAAATTATCGAAATTGATATTAAATTAAAAGATGATAAAAAAGTAATTGAGGATGCCGATAGGGCCATTTCATACTTCCCCCACGTTACAGGTTTTTATTTGTATAATGCACAAGCAAACTATAACCTTAAAAAGTATGACCGAGTGGTAACCCTTTGCAGACAAGGTATTGAGACTTCGCCCATCGACCGCAGTTTGAATATATTATTATATACCACACTGGGCGATGCCGCACATTTTGCAAAACAATACAGCACTTCCGATTCCGCTTTTGAACAAGTATTACTATTTGATATAGATAACTATTATACCCTAAACAACTGGGCATATTTTTTGGCCTTGCGTGGTGATAAACTCAATAAAGCAGAAGAAATGTCGAAACGCATCATTGAGCGTTTTCCTGACAATGCCAATTATTTAGATACCTACGGTTATGTATTATATAAAAACAAAAAATACAATGATGCTGAAATCAATTTAAAGAAAGCTGCGAACGGTAACCCCGATAATGGAGAAGTATTAGAACATTATGCAGATGCTTTATATAAAAACGGAAAGCCCGAAGAGGCACTTAAATATTGGATACTTGCTAAAGAGAAAGGTGGAGCAAGTGAAATGATAGACCGTAAGATTAGTAGTAAAATGATTGAATAA
- a CDS encoding sugar phosphate nucleotidyltransferase — protein sequence MNIIIPMAGMGKRMRPHTLTVPKPLLPVAGKPIVQRLVEDLAKESNEKIEEIAFVVGRFGLEAEQSLISIAESLGAKGKIFYQDEPLGTGHAILCAAESLKGNVIVAFADTLFVADIKIDRNLDGVIWVNHVKNPEQFGVVKMGEDGFISDMIEKPKDFVSDMAIIGIYYFKDGENLRTELQYLIDNNIKEKGEYQLTNALANMKNKGLKFAPAAVTEWLDCGNYQSTVFTNQRVLENKRNETLLSPSAKLVNSIVIEPSYIGHNVVIENSVVGPYASVGDNCKVSHSVISNSIIQSNTLIEYANICNSMIGNNVHYKGPTEELSLGDYSILT from the coding sequence ATGAACATTATCATACCCATGGCAGGCATGGGCAAACGCATGAGGCCACATACCCTCACCGTGCCCAAACCCCTGCTACCCGTGGCTGGCAAGCCAATTGTGCAAAGACTCGTAGAAGATTTAGCAAAAGAAAGCAACGAAAAAATTGAGGAAATAGCATTTGTGGTGGGACGATTTGGCCTCGAGGCCGAACAAAGTCTCATCAGTATTGCAGAAAGCCTAGGGGCAAAAGGTAAAATATTTTATCAAGACGAACCTTTGGGAACAGGCCATGCTATTTTATGTGCAGCCGAAAGCCTTAAAGGAAACGTAATTGTAGCATTTGCTGATACTCTTTTTGTGGCCGATATCAAAATTGACCGCAACCTCGATGGGGTTATTTGGGTGAACCATGTGAAAAATCCCGAACAGTTTGGGGTGGTGAAAATGGGTGAGGATGGTTTTATCAGTGATATGATAGAAAAACCCAAAGATTTTGTGAGCGATATGGCCATCATCGGTATATATTATTTTAAAGATGGTGAAAATCTTCGCACCGAATTGCAATATCTTATCGATAATAATATAAAAGAAAAAGGCGAATACCAACTTACCAATGCCTTGGCCAATATGAAAAACAAGGGTCTCAAATTTGCCCCAGCCGCAGTTACTGAATGGCTCGACTGCGGTAATTATCAAAGCACCGTATTCACCAACCAACGAGTATTGGAAAACAAACGTAACGAAACGTTGCTTAGCCCATCGGCCAAACTAGTTAATAGTATAGTTATCGAACCATCCTATATCGGCCACAATGTCGTGATAGAAAATTCAGTGGTGGGGCCTTATGCTTCTGTGGGCGACAACTGCAAAGTATCTCATTCTGTAATCAGTAACAGTATTATACAAAGCAATACCCTTATAGAATATGCAAATATTTGTAACAGTATGATAGGTAACAACGTTCATTACAAAGGCCCGACAGAAGAACTCAGTTTGGGCGATTATTCTATATTAACCTAA
- the dut gene encoding dUTP diphosphatase codes for MLNVLVVNKSANPLPAYQTVAAAGLDLMANIESPIELNSLERKLIPTGLFIELPVGHEAQIRPRSGLALKKGITVLNTPGTIDADYRGEIQVLIINLSPEKVTLTPGERIAQMIVSKHETITWQPVEELNETQRGNGGYGSTGI; via the coding sequence ATGCTCAACGTACTCGTCGTTAATAAATCGGCCAACCCATTGCCTGCATACCAAACGGTAGCCGCAGCGGGCTTAGATTTAATGGCCAATATCGAAAGCCCGATTGAACTGAATTCATTGGAGCGAAAATTAATTCCTACTGGATTGTTCATTGAGCTGCCCGTTGGCCACGAAGCCCAGATTAGACCCCGCAGTGGGCTTGCATTAAAAAAAGGAATTACCGTGCTCAATACCCCAGGCACCATCGATGCGGATTATCGGGGTGAAATCCAAGTTTTAATCATAAATTTGTCCCCCGAAAAAGTGACTCTAACCCCAGGCGAAAGAATAGCCCAAATGATAGTTTCTAAACACGAAACTATTACTTGGCAGCCCGTTGAAGAGCTCAATGAAACACAACGAGGCAATGGTGGCTATGGAAGTACAGGAATTTGA
- a CDS encoding PKD domain-containing protein — protein MVFVLDAGAQTPVSYDWDFGDGQKSTLSSPANLYIKAGIYKVKVTSTFTGGASCSDTKTISVYDLPVAKFSINPISQFCFVGNNICVADESTESADKNALKKRIILWGDGAANIDTGSSINNKGLCHSYNQTGQFIIDMEITDTKGCTKKFGVTINIKHDIVAQFFADTVDRNCDSPRICFTDISIAQAGTHVKGRIWKSGNTTDSNATFCKTFYAGKYDTVRLYSYNDSGCVDTAETFIYIPKVSSNYQFRDSIVEHCFGTNEVWVSLPPNSAYIKSVNTTFYNEFHKPLEKVLIYVGENSKWEFYHIAREYGAGVFYISQSINYGFCNTTYTDSIYINGPGLNDKSVKFRNTNQCKEKNDSVFVCVDFIKARAKNAKVTVDYGDNYSPACTSWVGKGINVGQNCNISHDNPSAHLYTKQGCYQLKLTVEDTILHCVDSMIQNVWIGPPKLTPFYYSSTNHCKGSLFTFFKEKMQPSLPCGFKDWWINFDSACDIKNFVHRDTTPLDGNGNPFTRYNYTCGSDGWVTVGFVGKTGGGPIYTGCNSSNGEMDSCIDTIWVHNWFRIFRPKAIMVLLKQNVCANGEIEVGLRDSIQDSIDIVVWDFNDGTIVYDTIKGPKWLIKSQKHIYKSQGHWPITVTVNDKHGCSAYSYQFIDVGHSSFFTVKDTVMCMGSPTRFYDDIWYWSSIGKYTYNDSQYLWKFANRPEKMYWYFGDGDSATGTRPQHTYKQAGKYKPMLVSIDSLGCIDTFYANFGIHILNFHANFYQKNDKFLCGEFVQLFDSSYSSSDSTYTAANDTAIWWDWDFGDGKRHSSLQNPYHNYSSFGWFTVTLKTRNKKGCEDSISKRIYVKGPIPSFEIISDSIGCVAMTVRFRNTSIDTTCSRYIWLMGDSNRTIISTTSDTDIVFTYTKPGRYEIYLYGEDSIYNPDTKNKYYCSSLFPDTNFQMKRVVIVQPFLPADFTKPDTVCPHQYFDLIDKSDSAYTFYRINWDDGTYDSAIAKTIKHAYNKSGIYTIQYMPGNVPQPLYDTCFNQISKTIIVSNIIADFDLDATKIGETGEIGTIQKSTYAVKYKWDFGNAKQGSSNKSTEIAPSHNYAGDTGIFNVCLWTYNEQGCWDSLCKPVHAFLIHHILIPNVFTANGDTINDAFDIDIEGEEDYHLYIYNRWGELVFIGTEDGEGDDGKNWNGHVFNTGAECAEGTYYWVLSCRFRGYKKQEYRKGFLTLLR, from the coding sequence ATGGTCTTCGTGCTGGATGCAGGTGCTCAGACACCCGTAAGTTATGATTGGGATTTCGGGGATGGGCAAAAATCCACATTATCGTCGCCTGCAAATTTATATATTAAGGCAGGAATATATAAAGTAAAAGTAACGTCTACTTTTACTGGTGGTGCATCGTGCAGCGATACTAAAACCATTTCTGTATATGACTTGCCTGTTGCCAAATTTTCTATAAACCCAATATCCCAGTTTTGTTTTGTGGGAAATAATATATGCGTTGCAGACGAAAGTACTGAAAGTGCAGACAAAAATGCGTTAAAAAAGCGAATTATTCTATGGGGCGATGGTGCTGCAAATATTGATACAGGAAGTAGTATAAATAACAAAGGACTTTGCCATAGCTATAATCAAACGGGTCAGTTTATTATAGATATGGAAATAACGGACACGAAAGGATGTACTAAAAAGTTTGGGGTTACCATTAATATTAAGCATGATATTGTGGCACAGTTTTTTGCAGATACTGTTGACCGAAACTGCGATTCACCTAGGATTTGCTTTACAGATATATCCATTGCACAAGCCGGTACACATGTGAAAGGCCGTATATGGAAATCGGGGAATACAACGGATAGCAATGCGACATTTTGCAAAACATTTTACGCAGGAAAGTATGATACGGTTAGATTATATAGTTATAATGATTCTGGATGTGTGGATACGGCAGAAACATTTATTTATATTCCGAAGGTAAGCAGTAACTATCAATTTCGCGATTCAATAGTCGAGCATTGTTTTGGGACAAATGAGGTTTGGGTAAGTTTGCCGCCTAACTCAGCCTATATAAAAAGTGTGAATACCACATTTTATAATGAGTTTCACAAACCACTCGAGAAAGTATTGATATATGTGGGTGAAAATAGCAAATGGGAATTCTATCATATAGCTAGAGAATATGGAGCTGGTGTTTTTTATATAAGCCAATCTATAAATTATGGTTTTTGTAATACCACTTATACCGATTCGATATATATAAATGGGCCAGGATTAAATGATAAATCAGTAAAATTTAGAAATACAAATCAGTGTAAAGAAAAGAACGATTCCGTATTTGTATGTGTAGATTTTATTAAGGCTCGTGCAAAGAATGCAAAAGTAACCGTCGACTATGGCGACAACTACAGCCCTGCATGTACTTCGTGGGTTGGCAAAGGGATTAATGTGGGACAAAATTGTAATATAAGTCATGATAATCCAAGTGCACATTTATATACTAAGCAAGGTTGCTATCAATTAAAATTAACCGTAGAAGATACAATTCTACATTGTGTAGATTCTATGATACAAAACGTGTGGATTGGTCCACCCAAGCTTACGCCGTTTTATTATTCAAGTACCAATCATTGTAAAGGTTCGCTATTCACTTTTTTTAAAGAAAAGATGCAACCTAGTTTGCCTTGCGGTTTTAAAGATTGGTGGATTAATTTTGATTCGGCATGTGATATTAAAAATTTTGTACATCGAGATACCACACCACTTGATGGCAACGGAAATCCGTTTACAAGATATAATTATACTTGCGGCTCCGATGGTTGGGTAACTGTTGGTTTCGTGGGTAAGACAGGTGGTGGCCCAATATATACAGGATGCAATAGTAGCAATGGAGAAATGGATTCGTGTATAGATACTATATGGGTGCACAATTGGTTTAGAATATTTCGTCCGAAAGCAATTATGGTGTTACTAAAACAAAATGTATGTGCCAATGGTGAAATAGAAGTTGGTTTGCGTGATTCTATTCAAGACAGTATAGATATTGTGGTGTGGGATTTTAATGATGGTACTATTGTATATGATACTATAAAGGGACCAAAGTGGCTTATCAAAAGTCAGAAACATATATATAAATCGCAAGGGCATTGGCCTATTACAGTTACGGTTAATGATAAGCATGGTTGTAGTGCCTATTCCTATCAATTTATTGATGTAGGCCATTCTAGTTTTTTTACAGTAAAAGATACCGTGATGTGTATGGGAAGTCCCACAAGGTTTTATGATGATATATGGTATTGGTCATCGATAGGAAAATATACCTATAATGATTCCCAATATTTATGGAAATTCGCCAACCGTCCCGAAAAAATGTATTGGTATTTTGGTGATGGCGATTCGGCCACGGGTACGCGTCCGCAGCACACATATAAGCAAGCAGGTAAATATAAACCTATGCTAGTGAGCATTGATAGTTTGGGATGCATAGATACTTTTTATGCAAATTTTGGTATACATATATTAAACTTCCATGCAAATTTTTATCAGAAAAATGATAAGTTTTTATGTGGTGAGTTTGTGCAGTTATTCGATTCAAGTTATAGTTCATCCGACTCCACTTATACCGCAGCTAACGATACGGCAATATGGTGGGATTGGGATTTTGGCGATGGTAAACGACACAGTAGTTTGCAAAATCCTTATCATAATTATTCTTCTTTTGGTTGGTTTACGGTTACCTTAAAAACAAGAAATAAAAAGGGTTGTGAAGATAGTATTTCGAAACGCATATATGTGAAAGGTCCTATTCCTTCTTTTGAAATTATTTCTGACTCTATCGGCTGTGTCGCAATGACGGTGAGGTTCCGCAATACCAGTATCGATACCACCTGTTCAAGATATATATGGTTGATGGGCGACAGCAATCGTACTATAATTTCTACCACTAGCGATACAGATATAGTGTTTACTTATACCAAACCGGGCCGATACGAAATATATTTATATGGTGAAGACAGTATATATAATCCAGATACCAAAAATAAATATTATTGTTCATCTCTATTTCCCGATACTAATTTTCAAATGAAAAGAGTAGTGATTGTGCAGCCATTTCTACCAGCAGATTTTACAAAGCCCGATACCGTATGCCCACACCAGTACTTTGATTTGATTGACAAAAGTGATTCTGCATATACTTTTTATAGAATAAATTGGGACGATGGAACTTATGATAGTGCAATAGCAAAAACCATCAAACATGCTTATAACAAATCGGGGATATATACCATACAGTATATGCCCGGCAATGTGCCACAACCATTATATGATACTTGTTTTAATCAGATATCGAAAACTATTATAGTAAGTAATATTATAGCAGATTTTGATTTGGACGCTACCAAAATTGGAGAAACGGGTGAGATTGGTACCATTCAAAAATCGACTTACGCTGTAAAATATAAATGGGATTTCGGCAATGCAAAACAGGGAAGTTCAAACAAAAGCACAGAAATAGCCCCATCGCATAATTATGCAGGCGACACAGGAATATTTAATGTGTGTTTATGGACATATAATGAACAAGGCTGCTGGGATTCTTTGTGCAAACCAGTACACGCATTCCTTATACACCATATTCTCATCCCCAATGTATTTACTGCCAATGGCGATACTATTAATGATGCATTTGATATTGATATAGAAGGCGAAGAAGATTATCATTTGTATATTTATAACCGTTGGGGTGAATTGGTATTTATAGGAACCGAAGACGGAGAAGGCGATGATGGAAAAAACTGGAATGGTCATGTATTCAATACAGGAGCTGAGTGTGCCGAAGGTACTTACTATTGGGTACTATCATGCAGATTTCGAGGGTACAAAAAACAGGAGTATCGTAAAGGCTTTTTAACTTTGCTGAGGTAG